In Chanodichthys erythropterus isolate Z2021 chromosome 9, ASM2448905v1, whole genome shotgun sequence, a genomic segment contains:
- the cebpb gene encoding CCAAT/enhancer-binding protein beta → MEVAGFYEGDYLAFHSTNASSSPVNDGICKQPTNGSMTKLHDISEHEKAIDFSIYLDSSSQYQHLASQDEARHRALGIYSDFLSEENKSKRAAALQNYKNYISLTERDPNNQLAYPELQETRIDAVFSPDFLGSFAKSNWRHEEPPMDGSGNFDMRSYLQYAPSGSLGNISTASSSCSSPPGTPAPPGKGRSPQSGGKMASGGKGKKRLEKDSDEYRQRRERNNLAVRKSRDKAKMRNLETQHKVLELAAENDRLQKRVEQLSRELATLRNLLSATGQC, encoded by the coding sequence ATGGAAGTGGCCGGTTTTTACGAGGGGGACTACCTCGCTTTCCACAGCACTAACGCCAGCAGCAGTCCGGTCAACGACGGTATATGCAAACAGCCTACTAACGGCTCCATGACGAAGCTTCATGATATTTCTGAGCACGAGAAAGCCATAGACTTCAGCATCTATTTGGACTCTTCGTCCCAGTACCAGCATCTGGCCAGCCAAGACGAAGCCCGGCACCGCGCACTGGGAATCTACAGCGACTTTCTCTCCGAGGAAAACAAGAGCAAGCGAGCAGCAGCGTTACAGAACTACAAGAACTATATCTCGCTGACCGAGCGGGACCCGAATAACCAGCTGGCGTATCCGGAGCTACAGGAGACGCGCATAGACGCCGTGTTCAGCCCAGACTTTCTGGGCAGTTTTGCCAAAAGTAACTGGCGACACGAAGAGCCGCCAATGGATGGTTCCGGGAACTTTGACATGCGCTCGTATCTGCAGTACGCTCCGAGCGGCAGCCTGGGAAACATTTCTACCGCGTCCTCCTCCTGCTCGAGCCCGCCAGGTACACCTGCGCCGCCAGGTAAGGGAAGATCACCTCAGTCAGGCGGCAAAATGGCCTCTGGCGGCAAAGGCAAGAAGAGGCTGGAAAAGGACAGCGACGAGTACAGACAAAGGCGCGAGAGGAACAATCTCGCCGTCCGCAAAAGCAGAGACAAAGCCAAAATGCGCAACCTGGAGACGCAGCACAAAGTGCTCGAGCTCGCGGCCGAGAACGACCGGTTACAGAAGCGCGTGGAGCAGCTGTCGCGCGAGCTGGCGACGCTGCGGAACCTGCTCTCCGCCACCGGCCAGTGCTGA